In Primulina eburnea isolate SZY01 chromosome 3, ASM2296580v1, whole genome shotgun sequence, one DNA window encodes the following:
- the LOC140828612 gene encoding probable protein phosphatase 2C 8, translating into MASGSGKETSLHARRARGARRNRLRIQRLKSLSLKAEGGSFKNDQGLELHSSASSAEFVDIGSGKGDSFGCGEEGFSEGMSDGLDFGHVSVMGRRRVMEDSLAVVPPVGIAGDYYFFAVYDGHGGAEVAKSCCERLHIFLEKHVEKARKSPLVEEFDWEKVMAGCFRSMDEEFSEKENAAEMGSTALVVLVGKEEVVVANCGDSRAVLSRGGAAVPLSSDHKPDRPDEKQRIEAAGGNILNWNGWRVQGVLATSRSLGDYSLKKYVISEPEVMVAKRTESDEFLIIATDGLWDVLCNRIACQVVKNCLRGRIEPRHDRTDASEAAAALVELAISRGSRDNISVIVVQLK; encoded by the exons ATGGCATCAGGTTCCGGCAAGGAAACCTCTCTGCATGCCAGAAGGGCACGTGGAGCCCGTAGGAATAGGCTGCGGATTCAGAGGCTCAAGTCTTTGAGTTTGAAGGCGGAGGGTGGCAGCTTTAAGAATGATCAGGGTTTGGAGCTGCATTCGTCAGCTTCGTCGGCTGAGTTTGTGGATATCGGCAGTGGAAAAGGGGACAGCTTTGGTTGTGGAGAAGAAGGGTTTTCTGAGGGAATGAGTGATGGCTTGGATTTTGGGCACGTGTCGGTGATGGGGCGGCGGAGGGTGATGGAGGACTCTCTGGCGGTGGTTCCGCCTGTCGGGATTGCAGGGGACTACTATTTCTTTGCTGTTTACGACGGGCATGGCGGTGCAGAGGTGGCCAAGAGTTGCTGCGAGAGGCTGCATATTTTTTTGGAGAAGCATGTAGAGAAGGCTAGAAAGTCTCCGTTGGTGGAGGAATTTGATTGGGAGAAGGTGATGGCGGGGTGTTTTAGGAGTATGGATGAAGAGTTTTCAGAGAAGGAGAATGCGGCGGAGATGGGGTCGACGGCGTTGGTTGTCCTGGTGGGGAAGGAGGAGGTCGTAGTGGCGAATTGTGGAGATTCCAGGGCGGTGCTCAGTCGGGGTGGAGCCGCCGTGCCTTTGTCTAGTGATCACAAG CCGGACCGACCCGATGAGAAGCAGAGAATAGAAGCTGCAGGAGGAAACATCTTAAACTGGAACGGCTGGCGTGTCCAAGGGGTTCTTGCCACTTCAAGATCCTTAG GCGATTACTCTCTGAAAAAGTATGTAATCTCAGAGCCCGAGGTCATGGTCGCCAAAAGAACAGAGTCTGACGAGTTCCTCATAATAGCCACAGATGGCCTGTGGGATGTGTTGTGCAATAGGATCGCGTGTCAAGTCGTAAAGAACTGTCTACGTGGGAGAATAGAGCCGCGGCACGATCGAACCGACGCTTCAGAGGCAGCGGCAGCTTTGGTCGAACTAGCCATTTCCAGGGGAAGCAGAGACAACATCAGCGTCATCGTTGTGCAGTTGAAGTGA
- the LOC140825135 gene encoding GDSL esterase/lipase At4g10955-like → MASDGQIVDLSGSTTSEREIFNISGPLHLTKVDWSNPCHRRSVAASLVQSVYILERDRQEKREGSQALAPPWWNAFHFQLYRPLIDDADSCVFGAIYQLTSTQNNPASHEAPRYVIAFRGTITKGDSFSRDIELDVHIIKNGLHLTSRFEIAIQAVRYVVATFGSANVWLAGHSLGAAMAMLAGKNMAKTGVFLDSFLFNPPFCSAPIERIKDKKVKHGIRIAGSVITAGLAFAMKNNHQTNRSGETFLSLSSWLPCLYINPSDYICSEYIGYFEHRKRMDDIGAGGIERLATQHSIGGLMLNAMGMQSDEPLHLIPSANLTVNRSQARDFKDAHGIHQWWRSGLHLESKIYNYR, encoded by the exons ATGGCGTCAGATGGACAAATTGTCGACCTTTCAGGATCTACGACATCAGAAAGGGAAATTTTCAACATTTCGGGACCTTTGCACCTGACTAAAGTTGACTG GAGCAATCCATGTCACCGTAGGTCCGTTGCAGCTAGTTTGGTTCAGAGTGTGTACATTTTGGAACGAGACCGCCAGGAAAAACGAGAAGGGAGCCAAGCCCTTGCTCCTCCGTGGTGGAATGCCTTCCATTTTCAGTTATATCGTCCCCTTATAGATGACGCTGATTCTTGTGTATTCGGTGCCATCTATCAACTTACTTCCACCCAAAACAATCCTGCGTCACACGAGGCTCCACGATATGTAATTGCTTTTCGAGGCACCATAACCAAAGGAGACTCTTTCTCAAGAGACATTGAACTGGACGTCCACATCATAAAAAACGGTCTCCATCTGACATCTCGGTTCGAAATAGCAATACAAGCAGTTCGATATGTTGTCGCTACATTTGGAAGTGCAAATGTCTGGTTAGCGGGTCATTCACTCGGTGCTGCCATGGCGATGCTGGCTGGAAAGAACATGGCCAAGACCGGCGTTTTTCTTGATTCGTTCTTGTTCAATCCACCTTTCTGTTCAGCACCAATCGAGAGAATCAAGGATAAGAAAGTGAAACACGGCATTCGAATAGCAGGCAGCGTGATCACGGCAGGACTTGCTTTTGCGATGAAAAATAACCACCAAACAAACCGTTCTGGGGAGACGTTTCTTTCCCTTTCTTCATGGTTACCATGTCTATACATCAACCCATCTGATTATATCTGCTCCGAGTACATCGGGTACTTTGAGCACCGAAAACGGATGGATGATATTGGGGCAGGAGGTATTGAGAGGTTGGCGACACAACACTCAATCGGAGGTCTTATGTTGAATGCAATGGGTATGCAGTCTGACGAGCCACTGCATCTTATTCCATCTGCGAATCTAACGGTGAACCGCTCTCAGGCAAGAGACTTCAAAGATGCTCATGGTATTCATCAATGGTGGAGAAGTGGCCTGCACTTGGAATCCAAGATTTACAACTATAGGTGA
- the LOC140825136 gene encoding UDP-glucose 4-epimerase GEPI48-like: protein MSRSILVTGGAGYIGSHTVLQLLLGGYKTAVVDNLDNSSEIAIKRVQELAGEHGSNLTFHKIDLRDKPALEKLFASEKFEAVIHFAGLKAVGESVQKPLLYYDNNLIGTIVLLEVMAAHGCKNLVFSSSATVYGWPKVVPCTEESPISAANPYGRTKLFIEEMCRDIYQSDSTWKIILLRYFNPVGAHPSGYIGEDPRGIPNNLMPFVQQVAVGRRPALTVYGTDYKTTDGTGVRDYIHVVDLADGHIAALKKLADPSVGCEVYNLGTGKGTSVLEMVAAFEKASGKKIPLVMADRRPGDAEIVYAETGKAERELNWKAKYGIEEFCRDQWNWASKNPYGYEAQAP, encoded by the exons ATGTCGCGGAGTATACTTGTGACCGGGGGTGCGGGATACATCGGAAGCCACACTGTGCTGCAGTTGCTGTTGGGAGGATACAAGACGGCGGTGGTGGATAATTTGGACAATTCTTCCGAAATTGCCATCAAGAGAGTCCAAGAACTCGCTGGTGAACATGGATCCAATCTCACTTTTCACAAG ATAGATCTGCGGGATAAGCCTGCACTTGAGAAGCTTTTTGCTTCTGAAAA GTTTGAGGCTGTTATTCATTTTGCTGGATTAAAAGCAGTTGGCGAAAGTGTGCAGAAACCGTTGCTGTACTACGACAACAACCTTATTGGCACAATTGTTCTACTAGAAGTCATGGCGGCACATGGCTGTAAAAAC CTTGTATTTTCATCCTCAGCTACTGTTTATGGTTGGCCAAAAGTGGTACCATGCACAGAAGAATCCCCCATAAGTGCTGCAAATCCCTATGGACGTACAAAG CTTTTCATTGAAGAGATGTGTCGTGACATTTACCAGTCCGACTCTACATGGAAAATCATATTGCTGAGGTACTTCAACCCAGTTGGCGCACATCCTAGTGGATATATTGGTGAAGATCCCCGTGGGATTCCAAACAATCTCATGCCCTTTGTGCAACAAGTGGCTGTTGGAAGGCGGCCAGCCCTGACAGTTTATGGGACTGATTACAAAACAACAGATGGAACTGGG GTACGTGATTATATCCATGTTGTTGATTTAGCCGATGGTCATATCGCTGCTTTGAAGAAGCTCGCTGACCCTTCTGTAG GTTGTGAGGTATACAATCTGGGTACTGGGAAAGGTACATCTGTGTTGGAGATGGTGGCAGCATTTGAAAAGGCATCTGGGAAG AAAATTCCACTGGTGATGGCCGATCGACGGCCTGGTGATGCTGAGATCGTGTATGCTGAAACAGGAAAAGCTGAACGTGAATTAAACTGGAA GGCGAAATATGGCATTGAGGAGTTCTGCAGAGACCAATGGAACTGGGCCAGCAAGAATCCTTACGGTTACGAGGCTCAGGCTCCTTAA
- the LOC140827968 gene encoding NAD(P)H-quinone oxidoreductase subunit S, chloroplastic, protein MAASFQLPTPQPPILPKSHFLGRSNSIITTQKSPSYKNTKSRLKNIPTAKFNLYEIMGGRGLCNGEENLGKELERTVSESSQLATASKLKEDKASLLSNIPEDGFGKEMLGLTGGFPGGERGLEMFIAQNPPPPKKDKSFVFDKSLVKKPKPPELPLILPGMIVIVKNPNNPFHMYCGIVQRITDGKAGVLFEGGNWDRLVTFRLEELERREKGPPMVSPRSVILEEMLETSS, encoded by the coding sequence ATGGCTGCTTCATTCCAGCTCCCCACTCCTCAACCCCCGATTCTGCCCAAGTCCCACTTCCTCGGCAGATCAAATTCCATCATCACCACCCAGAAATCACCATCTTACAAAAACACGAAATCCCGACTCAAAAACATCCCCACTGCCAAATTCAATCTGTACGAAATAATGGGGGGGCGAGGCCTTTGCAACGGAGAAGAAAATCTCGGAAAAGAGCTCGAGAGAACAGTATCCGAATCATCCCAACTCGCAACTGCGTCGAAACTGAAAGAAGATAAGGCATCGCTTCTCTCAAACATACCAGAAGATGGATTCGGGAAGGAGATGTTGGGCTTGACAGGCGGATTCCCAGGGGGTGAAAGGGGTCTCGAGATGTTCATCGCACAAAACCCACCACCCCCCAAAAAGGATAAATCGTTCGTGTTCGATAAAAGTCTCGTGAAGAAACCCAAGCCCCCGGAATTGCCGCTGATTTTGCCCGGAATGATCGTTATCGTGAAGAATCCGAACAATCCTTTCCATATGTACTGTGGGATTGTTCAGAGGATTACGGATGGGAAGGCAGGGGTGCTGTTTGAAGGCGGGAATTGGGATCGGCTCGTCACATTCAGGCTGGAGGAACTCGAGCGACGTGAGAAGGGGCCTCCGATGGTGAGTCCCAGGTCTGTAATTCTTGAAGAAATGTTGGAGACGAGCTCGTGA
- the LOC140825133 gene encoding uncharacterized protein, protein MQYPLIFPNGEPGWHRKIARLNEMEKKKRPKPTCRGQTIYDIQSFTDAEHVMQTENKDLSMRNTQRSTVSCREYYCYKLQIREHDKSFLLHIGRLLQQYVVDMYIKIETSRLEFFRTTDIQNRLRNEVYRGLLDSITQGCQTGLDVGKRIILPTSFVGGPRDMRKRYMDAITLVQRYGKPDIFLTITSNPNWPEIKALCLPFEEIQNRPDLTSRIFRAKLQVLKKELFNKEIFGHVLDYAYVIEFQKRGLPHAHFLLILDKASKLFHPEAFDRIVCAELPDPHAQPYLFSLVVRHMMHGPCGSLNPTCPCMKNSSCKFNYPKEFSENTKYGTNSYPIYRRRNNNNAITIRGAQLDNSWVVPFNPYLLAKFNCHINVEICSTIQAIKYIYKYIYKGHDKILYTLVVNENNPVVDEIKNFQCARWISPPEAIWRIFKFDLNHVHPSVICLPIHLENEQVVTFPANQSLTSITKNLTLKKTMLTQFFFMNEYNEYARKMKCLYIEFPEYFTWHSDSKEWEPRKKQEVIGRIYSCRPSDGEKFYLKLLLMHVPKPTSFKYLRTVNGETFSTFREAAQMLGLMEGDNTADMCIQEAATYLLPHALRQLFATVLVHCNPTNPKQLWLKYENFLSEDFVQNKKLNTNAIRHKVLNILANYLYSMGKKLENFFPASDDILISFHDSLTKELQSEQDIVTPTEDLAAVEQLNTEQKYAYNRILYHVNNNLPNVFFVDGPGGTGKTFLYKALLATIRSAGHIALATATSGVAASLLRVIILYSPHIRTLAVRVFDSIHWKC, encoded by the exons ATGCAATATCCTCTCATATTTCCAAATGGGGAACCTGGGTGGCATCGTAAAATTGCAAGATTGAatgaaatggaaaaaaaaaagcgCCCTAAACCGACGTGCAGAGGCCAAACCATTTACGACATCCAAAGTTTCACGGATGCTGAACATGTGATGCAAACTGAAAATAAAG ATTTGAGCATGCGCAATACTCAAAGGTCAACAGTATCATGCCGTGAGTATTACTGTTACAAGTTACAAATAAGAGAACATGATAAATCTTTTCTATTACATATTGGAAGGCTTCTTCAACAATATGTAGTTGATATGTACATCAAAATTGAAACATCGAGGTTAGAATTTTTTAGGACTACGGACATACAAAACCGTTTACGAAATGAGGTATATCGTGGTTTACTAGATAGTATTACACAAGGTTGCCAAACAGGCCTTGATGTTGGAAAACGCATAATCTTACCTACATCATTTGTTGGAGGACCTAGAGACATGCGTAAAAGATATATGGATGCTATAACTTTAGTTCAACGTTATGGAAAACCTGATATTTTCTTAACAATAACTTCGAATCCAAATTGGCCAGAAATTAAAGCGTTGTGTTTACCTTTTGAAGAAATACAAAATAGACCTGATTTAACCTCTCGAATATTTCGTGCAAAATTACAAGTTCTAAAAAAAGAATTGTTCAACAAAGAAATTTTTGGTCATGTCCTCGATTATGCTTACGTGATAGAATTCCAAAAACGAGGTTTACCACATGCACATTTTCTTCTTATTTTGGATAAGGCTTCAAAATTATTTCATCCTGAGGCATTTGATAGAATCGTTTGTGCTGAATTACCTGACCCGCATGCTCAGCCATACCTATTTTCCCTGGTAGTCAGGCATATGATGCACGGACCTTGTGGCTCATTGAATCCAACATGCCCTTGTATGAAAAATAGCTCATGTAAATTTAATTACCCTAAAGAATTTTCTGAGAACACTAAATACGGAACAAATTCATACCCTATATATCGTCGTCGAAATAACAATAATGCTATTACTATTAGGGGGGCACAACTTGATAACAGTTGGGTTGTGCCTTTTAATCCATATCTCTTAGCCAAATTTAATTGTCACATTAACGTTGAAATATGTTCAACTattcaagctataaaatatatatacaaatacATTTACAAGGGTCatgataaaattttatatacaTTAGTGGTAAACGAAAACAATCCCGTAGTTgatgaaattaaaaatttccAGTGTGCAAGATGGATTTCACCCCCTGAGGCAATTTGGCGTATTTTCAAATTTGATCTAAACCATGTACATCCATCAGTAATATGCTTACCAATTCATTTAGAGAATGAACAAGTAGTTACTTTCCCTGCCAATCAATCTCTTACCAGCATTACCAAGAACTTAACACTAAAAAAAACTATGCTAACACAATTTTTCTTCATGAATGAATACAATGAATATGCAAGAAAAATGAAATGCCTATATATCGAATTTCCTGAATACTTTACGTGGCACAGTGATTCAAAAGAATGGGAACCACGTAAAAAACAAGAGGTTATCGGGCGAATTTATAGTTGTCGCCCATCAGATGgtgaaaaattttatttgaagtTGTTGTTAATGCATGTGCCAAAACCTACCTCTTTTAAATACTTAAGAACAGTCAATGGAGAAACGTTTTCTACATTTAGAGAAGCTGCACAAATGTTAGGTTTAATGGAGGGAGACAACACTGCTGATATGTGCATCCAGGAGGCTGCTACTTACTTACTACCTCATGCTTTGCGCCAACTATTTGCTACAGTCCTTGTTCATTGTAATCCAACCAATCCAAAACAATTGTGGCTAAAATACGAAAATTTCCTATCAGAAGATTTTGTGCAAAACAAAAAACTTAACACTAACGCAATTAGACACAAAGTTTTAAACATTCTAGCTAACTATCTCTACTCGATGGGCAAAAAATTGGAAAACTTCTTCCCTGCAAGTGATGATATTCTTATAAGCTTCCATGATAGCTTAACAAAGGAATTGCAAAGTGAGCAAGACATAGTTACACCTACTGAAGACCTTGCTGCTGTTGAACAATTAAACACAGAACAAAAATATGCTTAcaatcgaattttatatcatgtgAACAACAATTTGCCTAATGTTTTTTTTGTTGACGGTCCTGGGGGTACTGGAAAAACTTTTTTATATAAAGCACTTCTTGCTACAATTCGCTCAGCTGGTCACATAGCACTTGCTACTGCCACTTCAGGAGTGGCAGCATCTTTGTTGCGAGTCATTATTCTATATTCTCCACATATCCGTACACTAGCCGTAAGAGTATTTGACTCTATCCATTGGAAATGCTAA